The Apis mellifera strain DH4 linkage group LG13, Amel_HAv3.1, whole genome shotgun sequence genome includes a region encoding these proteins:
- the LOC724463 gene encoding PI-PLC X domain-containing protein 3 codes for MEYEMKDTDNVLHRSKRNNIILNKELEYWMTQLPETLKNLPIIHLAIPGSHNTMTYTIKRHNDVGPDEPKYIRALGRYCSFVSKPIIFNWSITQHENIKDQLNSGIRYLDLRVATKPTDANIYFVHGLYGSKIYQPLQEIAEWLSFHNNEIVILDFQHFYSFSEMDHSHLVETIFRIFQTKLCPVASIFDHITLNWLNLEKYQVIVIYRNVFAQNYSNLWPSCLWRTPWPNTVRVNELIDFLDIKLKARPLQIGFISQCLLTPDISYILKHLCGTLQRDLVPLCQKAILLWINHKRPGRGGLNIIIADFISDNNFLFCKTVIDSNKKIFDLQ; via the exons atggaatACGAAATGAAAGACACTGACAATGTTTTACATAGATCAAAacgaaacaatattattttaaacaaagaacTAGAATACTGGATGACTCAACTGCcggaaactttgaaaaatcttcCCATAATACATTTGGCAATACCCG GTTCTCATAATACGATGACTTATACCATAAAGCGACATAATGATGTGGGACCCGATGAACCAAAATATATCAGAGCTCTTGGTCGTTATTGTTCATTTGTCTCAAAacccattatttttaattggtcTATTACACAACATGAAAATATCAAGGATCAACTCAATAGTGGAATACGATATCTAGATTTACGTGTGGCAACGAAGCCAACagatgcaaatatttattttgttcatgGTTTATACGgatcgaaaatatatcaacCATTACAAGAAATAGCAGAATGGCTATCTTtccataataatgaaattgtaatCTTAGATTTTCAGCATTTCTATTCGTTCTCAGAAATGGATCATTCTCATCTTGTTGAAACAATTTTCCGAATATTTCAGACGAAATTGTGTCCCGTAGCTTCTATATTTGAtcatataacattaaattggcttaatctagaaaaatatcaagttatcgttatttatagaaatgtatttgcacaaaattattcaaatttatggcCAAGTTGTTTGTGGCGCACTCCATGGCCTAATACTGTTCGTGTTAACGaacttatagattttttagatataaaattgaaagcgCGGCCATTGCAAATCGGTTTTATATCACAATGTCTTTTAACTCctgatatttcatatatattgaaacatttatGCGGAACATTACAGAGAGATTTAGTACCATTATGTCAAAAAGCAATTCTTCTTTGGATAAATCATAAGCGACCTGGTCGTGGTggtttaaatatcattatagcTGATTTTATATctgataacaattttttattttgtaagacAGTTATTGAtagtaataagaaaatttttgatttacaataa